GAACCTTCTTCAATTCGCTCTCTTAATTTGCTTTGATCAAAAAACTTTGCTTTTTCTGGATTTTTAGACAGTGCTACAAAATGATTTGGCAACATTGATCGGTAAAAATCTTTATGATCTAACTGTACTGATTGAATAACTTGCAAAGCTTCTTCTCCGATTTCCTTCCAACGTTTTTTTATTTGCGTTTGATGTTTTGACAACTTTGTTTTTAAGTTAGTAAAATCGGTAAGTTGTTTATCCGCTAATTTTTTAAAATGTTTTGTATCATCTTCATTCAACAAAATTTTAGCAAACTCATTTAATTCACGAGAGATATCCCAAGATTTATCATCATCTGCTTTATCTAGAGAAAAATCAATAAGTAATTTAGTCAATGCTTCATCACTTCCTATTTTTGAAATTAGTACATCTACCGCTTCATTTAGCAAAGAAACAGCATCCATTTCTACTTCAAAATTAAGTGGCAATCCTAAATCATAAGCAAAGCTTTTTATAATTTTATGGGTAAAGCTATCAATTGTAGTAATTGAAAAAGCAGAATAGTTTCGAAGAATTTCATCTAGTATTTTTTTACTTCGTTCTTTTACGACACTTCTATCAAGTGAAGTTTCTTCTAAGATAATTTCTAGTAAATCATTACTTTCTCCTTCTGAAAAAACTTGTAGATTGTGCAACACCCGCTCTTTCATTTCACCCGCAGCCTTGTTAGTGAACGTAATCGCTAATATTTTTTGAAAACGAAAAATATCTTCAGATTGCAACAAAACTTTTAGATACTCTTTAACTAATGTAAAGGTTTTACCACTACCTGCCGAGGCATTGTATACTTGAAAAGTTGACGGGTTTTCTAACAAAGTAAAATATAATTAAGCAAGCAATTTAACCAAAAAAAGATTCCCGCTTTTGCGGGAATAATACTTTTTGTATTTTATGCTAAAGTTTTTCTAGCCTAAACCAACATCTAACGACATCATTACTATAAACCCACCTATAAAACCTAAAGTGGCTATATCGGTATATTTATCACGTTGTGTTTCTGGAATTACTTCTTCAACTACTACAAAAATCATTGCTCCCGCAGCAAAAGCAAGTGCATATGGCAAAATTGGTGTAAAAAATGATACCGCTACTGCACCTAAAACTGCTGCCATAGGCTCAACGATAGCAGATAATTGTCCATACCAAAAACTTCTAAAACGACTTACTCCTTGTCTTCTTAATGGCATAGCAACTGCGAATCCTTCTGGGAAATTTTGAATTCCAATACCAATAGCTAATGAAATAGCTGCGATAATCATTTCGGTTTGCTCTACCCCAACCATTGTTGAAGCTGCCCCAAACAAAACACCTACAGCCAAACCTTCAGGAATATTATGTAGAGTTATTGCCAAAACCAACAGAGTAGTTTTATGCCAATTTGTTTTCATACCCTCTGCTTCATTCTCTTTGAAGTTTATATGTAAATGTGGCAACCATTTGTCCATTCCAAACAAAGCTAAAGCCCCTAAAGCAAACCCAATTGCCGAAGGAAACACTTTTACAAACCCTTCTCCTGGACTGTTATCAATTGCTGGCGACAACAAACTCCAAAAACTTGCCGCAACCATTACTCCTCCTGTAAAACCAAGCATACCATCTAAAACAGCCCGATTCATTTTTTTAAAGAAGAATACTAATGCTGCCCCTAAAGCTGTTAAACCCCAAGTGAATAACGAAGCATACAGTGCTGCTTGAATTGGGTGTTCTTTACCAAAACTTACTAATTGATTAAATAAATCCATTTATAAAAAATTATTTCCTGTTATTTGCTTAATGTAGTTTTTTGAATATATAAGTTACTTGCTATTTTATTGGATACTGTAAGAGTTTTCCCATCCATTTCTATAACTAAAGACCCATCAAAAGGCTCCTTTTCTACGACTTTTATTTGCTTCCCTAATGCAATTTCTTGTTTATCTAAAAAACGTAAAAACTCCGAAGAACTATCATCTACACCAACACAAACTCCAACTTCATTTTTATTTAAAGTAGACAACAAACTTTTTTCTATTATTTGCAAGTTTCCTTCTTTGTCTGGAATGGGGTCTCCATGCGGATCTCTTTTTGGATAATCTAAAAAAGCATCTAATTCGTTAATTAACTTTGGTGATTTAATATGTTCTAACTGTTCTGCTACTTCATGCACTTCATCCCAAGAAAAATTAAGTTTCTTTACCAAGAAAACTTCCCACAATCTATGTTTACGAACAATATTTGCTGCTATTTTCTTTCCAAAATCAGTTAATGTTACTCCTTGGTATTTTTTATAGCTAACTACGTTTTTTTCTGATAATTTTTTAACCATATCAGTTACTGAAGAAGCTTTTGTATCTAACCTTTTTGCAATCGCATTCGTGCTAATTCCTTTTTTGTAATCAGCAGCTAAATGATACATTGTTTTTATATAGTTTTCTTCAGATTGACTAAACATCATTATTTTTTTTAGGTATGCAAATATATAGTTTTTGATTTAATTAAACATATTTTTAGTTAAGACTAAAAATTAATTTATATTTGCGAAAATATTTAATTTTAAAAACTGTTTAACAGTAAACTATTTTCAACATGAAAAATCATATTACCTTAGTAATTATATTATTATCAACTATTGTAAGCGGACAAACAATTAAAGGGAAAGTCACTTCATCTTCAGGAGAAACTATACCTTTCGCTAATGTATTTATAAAGGGAACAGAAAACGGAACAACTACAGATGAATCTGGAAACTACACATTAAAAACAACTAAAAACAAATTTGTTTTAGTTGCTTCATCTATTGGTTTTTTATCAGAAAGAAAGACTATTACAATAAACTCTAACGAAGAGAAAACTGTAAATTTCATACTAACTGAAACTGCAGAAATTCTAGATCAAGTTACTGTTACTGGCACACGTACTGATAAACGCAGAACTAACAGCCCAGTTATAGTTAATGTTATCAATAGCCAAACCTTATCAGATGTACAAGCTTGTAACTTATCTGAAGGATTAAAATTCCAAACTGGTTTACGTGTAGAAACAGATTGCCAAACTTGTAACTATACCCAACTTCGTATGAATGGTTTAGCTGGCGGATATTCACAAATTTTAATTAATGGTCGCCCTATTTTTAGTCCGTTAACTGGATTATATGGTCTAGAACAAGTACCTACTAATATGATTGAACGTATAGAAGTAGTCCGCGGTGGTGGCTCTGCCTTATATGGTTCAAGTGCCATAGGAGGAACTGTAAATGTAATTACAAAAATTCCGAAGAAAAATAATTACAGCATTGGTTATACTTATCAAAATATCAAAGGAGTTTCAGATCACATAATTGCTGGAAATGCTACAATAGTAAATGAAGACAGAAATGCTGGCGCTTCGTTTTTTATCAATAATAGAAAAAGAGACCTGTATGATGCTAATGGTGATAATTTTTCTGAATTACCTGAATTGAAAAATAATTCATTTGGAACTAATTTATTCTTCCTTCCAACAGATAATCAAAAAATAGAGGTTAACTTTAGTAAAATGAATGAATATCGTTATGGTGGTGAAATGGTAGACAAAGCTCCTCATTTTGCGCTACAATCAGAAGAACGTGTGCATGATGTTTATGTAGGAAATATTGATTATCAAATTAATTTTAATGATGACAAAAGCTCTATAATTTCCTATTTAGCTACACAATATACCGATAGAGAACACTACACAGGAATTCGCCCTGACATAAACACTCCTGAAGACACAGAACATTTAGCTAAACCACCATATGGTAACTCTACGACAACGACTTTTCAAGGAGGTTTACAATTCAATCATAAATTAGAGAAATTTTTAGGAGGAAATAATGTACTGACTTTAGGCGGTGAATTTGTACAAGATGATGTTTTTGATGTTATAGAAGCATACGAGTACAAAGTAGATCAATTAACTCAAAACTTAGGATTCTTTTTCCAAAGCGACTGGGAAATCAACAAGCAATTAAATTTACTAACAGGTATTCGCTACGACAACCATAAATTAAACGCTTTAAAGCAAGACGGAACAGAAAAAACTATTGTAAACAACGTGGCTAGTCCACGAGTATCTTTACTATACAAGCCTTTTGAAAACACACAAATTAGAGGAACTTGGGGAACAGGTTTTAGAGCTCCACAAGCTTTTGACACCGATTTACACATAGCTTTTGCTGGTGGTGGAATTTCTCGAGTATTATTAGCAGATGATTTAAAAAGGGAACGCTCTAACAGCTACACACTTTCATTCAACTACGACAAACCTACCGAGCATTATATTTACGGATTTACTTTTGAGAGTTTTTACACTAACTTAAAAGATGCTTTTTATTTAGAGTCTATTGGAGAAGATGAGTTTGGTGAAGTTTTTGAAAAAAGGAATGGTGATGGCGCCGTAGTAAAAGGAATTACTTTAGAAACACGATTAAACTACGATGGAATTCTACAGCTAGATGCTGGTTTCACCTACCAATCTAGTAAATACAACTCAGCTGTCAACAACTCAGACAAACTACCCTTAAAGAAAGAATTTTTACGTACACCAAACACTTACGGATATGCTACTGCGACTTATACTCCAAACCAAAAATTTAAAACAGCTTTAAATTTAGTATATACTGGAAGTATGGAAGTACTACATTTAGCTTCTCCCCAAAATTTAACAGAAGACGAGTACTTTAGTTCTCCTTCTTTTTTTAATTTAGGGATTAACGCTAGCTATACATTTAATTTAGAAAAACTAAACACGAACCTAGAATTTACTACCGGAATCAAAAATATTTTTGATGAATACCAGTCAAAGTTTGATATAAGTAAAGAGCGTGACAGCAATTTCATTTACGGTCCTGCTACACCAAGAACTTTTGTTTTTGGTATAAAGTTTACAAACAATTAATACTTTGATAACATATCAAAAGTCAGTTAACATTAACTAAACATTCTAATAATACAAACGTAATTTCTACGTAACATTAGCTTTACTATTTAACTTGAATTTTGCGGGATAAATAAACAGAATTCAAAGATTAGAATGAAAAAAATATTATTTATAGCTTTTTTAAGCTTATGTAATCTAGCATTTTCTCAAAGCAAAGGTACTGTTAATGGTACAGTTACTGACAAAGAAATGAGCGGAGAGGCGTTACCTTTTGCGAATGTCTTTATTAAAGGAACTTCTATCGGGGGGACAACCGATATGGACGGTAAGTACACACTTAGTGTGCCTGCTGGAAACCAAACCATTGTGTTTAGTTTCGTTGGTTATCAAACTATTGAAAAACAAATAGTAATAAAAGAAAACGAAACACTTATAGTAAACCAAGAATTAGGCGCTAATGAAGGGGTAGCATTAGACGAGGTTAAAATTAACGCAACTGTTAGTAGAGAAAAAGAAACTGCTTTACTATTAGAACAAAGAAAAGCTACAGTAATTAAAGAAAGTATTGGAGCCCAAGAACTATCTAAAAAAGGAGTTTCTGATGCTGCTGCTGCGACTACAAAAATTTCAGGTGTTAATAAAAGTGAAGGCTCAGGTGATATATACATTCGTGGTTTAGGTGACAGATATTTATCTACTACTATGAATGGATTACCAATTCCTTCAGACGACGTAAGTAATAAAAATGTTAATTTAAGTTTATTCAACACTAATGTTATACAAAACGTAGGTATTAGTAAAACATACGCTACCTCAAGTTATGCTGACCAAGCATCAGGAAATGTAGATATTGCTTCTAAAGAATACACAAAAGATATGTTTTCTATAGGTATCAGTGGAGGTGTTAACACAAACGCTATTGAAGTCGACAATTTCAGAAGAACTACCATTAGTGATGATGTAACTTTTGGATTTCACCAAAAGAAATTTGCTCTTCAAAACCAAATGACTCTACAAGGATGGGATACTAAAAAAGGGGAAACTCCAATTAATTATGGAATTTCATTATCAGGAGCCAAAAGATTCAATTTATTTAATAAAGAATGGAAAATATTAGCTTCTGCTTCACATTCTAAATCATCTGAATATAGAAATGGTTTATTTAAAGCATACAGATCTAACGTATTAAACAACTCGTTTACTGATGTTGAAAACTTCATTGCTAAAACAAACTCTACTGGTTATATAAGAGTTGATTTAAAATTAAACGACAACAATAAACTAAAGTACAACACTTTATTTGTGAACAAAGGTGAAGATGGATTATATGAACAAGGTAGAAATGGAGAAGGATATGTGTTTGATCAAGACCCACAAGAAGATGGAGCTTTTGTAAGAGATCAAAACTTTAAACAAACCACTATGTTTGTTAACCAATTAATGGGAGAACACAAGTGGAATAAAAACAATGAATTAAACTGGGCTGCTGGTTATAATTTTGTTTTGGCAGAAGAGCCAAACCGTATTAGAAATGAAGTAAACATTTTAGATATTAATTCTAGTCCATTAATTCAATTCGCTCATGTTGGAGATTACCAACAAAGAAAATCTTCTCAAAAAATTGAAGATACTGAATACAATGCTTTTATTGAAAATCACTGGTCTTTAGGTAATGTTGCTGATGAATACGAAGAAAAACCTTATAAATTAAACTACGGATTAAACTTCCGTAAGAAAGAAAGATCTTTTAACTCTTTATTTATTGGATTTAGAGCAAAGGATTTTACAGCTCCTTCTGTTGATCAAATTTCAGAAACATTACAACAAGGAACGAACGCTGGTTTAATTTTAAGAGAACAACAACCAGATTTATACCAAGGTGAGTTGTTGGTTTTAGCTGCTTATACCAACTTTGACTTCAAATTCGACAACAAATTATCTGGTAATATCGGTTTGCGTTTTGAGAGAGATGAAATTGACATGGCTTGGAATGTAGCTAACCGTCCTGGTAGATTTGGATCAACTAATAGAGTTTACGAAAGCTTATATCCTAGTGTAAACTTAAAATATGAATTAAACGACAGAAACTTTATCCGTTTTGCATCAAGTGTAACTCAAACGTTACCTGAATTTAAAGAATTATCTCCTTTCGAATACGTTTCTCCAACTGGTCGTGTTATTGGGGGTAACGAAGATTTAGAAAAATCCGACGTATATAATGTTGATTTAAAATGGGAGTTTTTCCCTAGCAGAAGCCAATTAGTTTCAGCTACCGCTTTTTACAAACAAATCAACAACCCTATAAACTTAACACAAGATCAAGGTTCATCAGGTTACTTTAAATTCTTCAATACAGGTGAACAAGCTGATATTATAGGTTTCGAAGTTGAAGGTAAATTAGATCTTTTAAAGAATGAAGACGAAGAAACTGTATTAAATGCTACAGCTAACTTAACTAAGATGTGGTTTAATCAAGATTTATCTCCTAGATACCAATTTAAAGGAAAATCAGAATCTGAATTACAAGGAGCTTCAGACTTTATTGTTAATGGTTCTTTAAGTTATTCTAACAATAAAGAAAATGAATTTATCGCTACTTTAACAGGTAACTACGCTTCTGATAAGATTTATGCATTGGGTGCTCCTGAAGATTTTGATAATAGCGCTACCCTATATAATGATGAAATTATTGAAAAAGGTTTTGTAACTCTAGATCTTGTATTAAGCAAACAAATTTTTAAAGGATTTACTGCAAAGTTAGTTGGTAAAAACTTATTAGATCCAAAAATTGAACAAACTCA
The nucleotide sequence above comes from Tenacibaculum singaporense. Encoded proteins:
- a CDS encoding ZIP family metal transporter, producing MDLFNQLVSFGKEHPIQAALYASLFTWGLTALGAALVFFFKKMNRAVLDGMLGFTGGVMVAASFWSLLSPAIDNSPGEGFVKVFPSAIGFALGALALFGMDKWLPHLHINFKENEAEGMKTNWHKTTLLVLAITLHNIPEGLAVGVLFGAASTMVGVEQTEMIIAAISLAIGIGIQNFPEGFAVAMPLRRQGVSRFRSFWYGQLSAIVEPMAAVLGAVAVSFFTPILPYALAFAAGAMIFVVVEEVIPETQRDKYTDIATLGFIGGFIVMMSLDVGLG
- a CDS encoding metal-dependent transcriptional regulator; this translates as MFSQSEENYIKTMYHLAADYKKGISTNAIAKRLDTKASSVTDMVKKLSEKNVVSYKKYQGVTLTDFGKKIAANIVRKHRLWEVFLVKKLNFSWDEVHEVAEQLEHIKSPKLINELDAFLDYPKRDPHGDPIPDKEGNLQIIEKSLLSTLNKNEVGVCVGVDDSSSEFLRFLDKQEIALGKQIKVVEKEPFDGSLVIEMDGKTLTVSNKIASNLYIQKTTLSK
- a CDS encoding TonB-dependent receptor — translated: MKNHITLVIILLSTIVSGQTIKGKVTSSSGETIPFANVFIKGTENGTTTDESGNYTLKTTKNKFVLVASSIGFLSERKTITINSNEEKTVNFILTETAEILDQVTVTGTRTDKRRTNSPVIVNVINSQTLSDVQACNLSEGLKFQTGLRVETDCQTCNYTQLRMNGLAGGYSQILINGRPIFSPLTGLYGLEQVPTNMIERIEVVRGGGSALYGSSAIGGTVNVITKIPKKNNYSIGYTYQNIKGVSDHIIAGNATIVNEDRNAGASFFINNRKRDLYDANGDNFSELPELKNNSFGTNLFFLPTDNQKIEVNFSKMNEYRYGGEMVDKAPHFALQSEERVHDVYVGNIDYQINFNDDKSSIISYLATQYTDREHYTGIRPDINTPEDTEHLAKPPYGNSTTTTFQGGLQFNHKLEKFLGGNNVLTLGGEFVQDDVFDVIEAYEYKVDQLTQNLGFFFQSDWEINKQLNLLTGIRYDNHKLNALKQDGTEKTIVNNVASPRVSLLYKPFENTQIRGTWGTGFRAPQAFDTDLHIAFAGGGISRVLLADDLKRERSNSYTLSFNYDKPTEHYIYGFTFESFYTNLKDAFYLESIGEDEFGEVFEKRNGDGAVVKGITLETRLNYDGILQLDAGFTYQSSKYNSAVNNSDKLPLKKEFLRTPNTYGYATATYTPNQKFKTALNLVYTGSMEVLHLASPQNLTEDEYFSSPSFFNLGINASYTFNLEKLNTNLEFTTGIKNIFDEYQSKFDISKERDSNFIYGPATPRTFVFGIKFTNN
- a CDS encoding TonB-dependent receptor; translated protein: MKKILFIAFLSLCNLAFSQSKGTVNGTVTDKEMSGEALPFANVFIKGTSIGGTTDMDGKYTLSVPAGNQTIVFSFVGYQTIEKQIVIKENETLIVNQELGANEGVALDEVKINATVSREKETALLLEQRKATVIKESIGAQELSKKGVSDAAAATTKISGVNKSEGSGDIYIRGLGDRYLSTTMNGLPIPSDDVSNKNVNLSLFNTNVIQNVGISKTYATSSYADQASGNVDIASKEYTKDMFSIGISGGVNTNAIEVDNFRRTTISDDVTFGFHQKKFALQNQMTLQGWDTKKGETPINYGISLSGAKRFNLFNKEWKILASASHSKSSEYRNGLFKAYRSNVLNNSFTDVENFIAKTNSTGYIRVDLKLNDNNKLKYNTLFVNKGEDGLYEQGRNGEGYVFDQDPQEDGAFVRDQNFKQTTMFVNQLMGEHKWNKNNELNWAAGYNFVLAEEPNRIRNEVNILDINSSPLIQFAHVGDYQQRKSSQKIEDTEYNAFIENHWSLGNVADEYEEKPYKLNYGLNFRKKERSFNSLFIGFRAKDFTAPSVDQISETLQQGTNAGLILREQQPDLYQGELLVLAAYTNFDFKFDNKLSGNIGLRFERDEIDMAWNVANRPGRFGSTNRVYESLYPSVNLKYELNDRNFIRFASSVTQTLPEFKELSPFEYVSPTGRVIGGNEDLEKSDVYNVDLKWEFFPSRSQLVSATAFYKQINNPINLTQDQGSSGYFKFFNTGEQADIIGFEVEGKLDLLKNEDEETVLNATANLTKMWFNQDLSPRYQFKGKSESELQGASDFIVNGSLSYSNNKENEFIATLTGNYASDKIYALGAPEDFDNSATLYNDEIIEKGFVTLDLVLSKQIFKGFTAKLVGKNLLDPKIEQTQLVRDLNTLIETNETVLSYKKGRQVSLSLNYTF